The Lujinxingia vulgaris genome segment TCTCTTTGGTGAGCACGGCGACAAAACCCAGCGCCAGGAGAATGACGGGGATGGCGATGAAGAGGACTGTGGCAATGTTCACTTCCATAACATCCTCGGTGCAGCCTGAACGTGAAGGGCACTCGCGCCGGGAGCGCCCCGAGAGTGGCTCGCCACTGAATATAGTCACCGCCAGGGCGGGCGTGGTTTAAATGGTTCGAAGGAGGTTGTGATGACGTTGCGCGAAGAGCTCACCGAGCAGGTTGTGCGCATTGAGGAGATGCTCGAAAAGGTGCCCGAGCCGATGGCGCGTAAGTTACGCGAGCACCTGGGGGAGCTGCGCGAACTTTTGTTAGAGCAACGCCCCCCGCGATTTGTGCTGGTGGGTCGACGCGGCGCCGGGAAGTCCTCGCTGGTCAACGCGATCTTCGGCGAGCCCGTCGCCGAGGTGGGCCACGAGAAGGCCACCACCGCCCGGGGCACCTGGTGGAGCTATGAGGGGGGCCTGGGCACCCTGGAGATGCTCGATACCCGCGGCCTGCAGGAGGGCAGCGCCCCGGAGGAGGCCAGCGCCGATGAGGACGCGCAGCAGAGCATCGCCCGTGCCATTGAAGAGAAGGCCCCCGACGCGCTGCTCTTTCTGATCAAAGCCAAGGAGATCGACGCCGCCGTCGACGGTGACCTCGACGGGCTGGAGGTGGTCAGCCAGCAGGTGCGCGAGCGCTATGGCTACCGCGTGCCCCTGGTGGCCGTGATCACCCACTGCGACGAGCTGGAGCCCAAGAACGTCAACCTCCACGCACCCGACGACGAGGATGCCGACGAGCTCCAGGAGAAGCTCGCCCGGGTGCGGCGCGTTGAGCAGGACCTGGCGCAGAAGATCCGCGGGCGCACCGCGTTGCGGGACCAGCTGGTGGGCGTGCACGGCGTCTCCGCCTACCAGTCCTGGCGGCGCGACGGCACTCGCCGCGCCGACGAGCGCTGGCGAGTTGAGGAGTTACTTGATTTTTTACTCGATGAGCTGCCCGAGCAGGCCCGGGTGGAGTTCGTGCGGCTCAGTCAGGTTCGAGGGTTACAGCACCGCATGGCGGATCGTCTGACCACGGTGGTCTCCGGGATCACCGCCGGGGTCGCGCTCACGCCGCTGCCTCTTGCGGATATCGGGCCCATCACCTCGCTGCAGGTCAGCCTGGTGGTGGGCATCGGCTATGTGGCCGGCCGCCGCATGGAGCTGCGCACGGCGGGGGAGTTTCTCGGTGCGCTGGGCGCAAACGTGGGCGCCGCGATGGCCCTTCGTGAGGTTGCGCGGGGGCTGGTCAAAGTCATGCCTGGCTTTGGCAGCGTGGTCTCGGCGGCAGTGGCTTTTGCCGGCACCCGCGGAGTGGGTCGAGCCTCGGCGGCATACTTTATCGACGGGGTGAGCACCGAGCAGGCAAAAGAGCTCTTTAAAAAGGCGCGCCGCGACGCCCGCGCCGAGTACGAACGCGAGCACGAGGAGTAAGGGCCATCGTCGGGCGCGTCCCGTCCGGTTGAAAGGGCAAATGGGGGGCAACCCGGCGGTCGACCCCCGACTCACCCTTTTGATATGCGGGTGATCGCGTGTTGCGATTCGAAGTTCGTCGAGGCGAGGTGCCCGGGCTAGAAGAAGTAACGAAGCCCGGCGCTGGTACCGATGTGAGTGGTGGTCACGCTCAGGGACGTGTCGCTCGTCGAGAGGCGCTCGCGGCCCCACAGCCAGGTCAGGTCCACCCCGAAACGCACCTGCAAGCCTTCGGAGACGCGGTAGCCCACGCCGAGCCCGGTGGAGGTAATTAGCCCCAGGGTGCGGGTGCGCTCTTCAGCGCGGCGCTGCTGATCGCCCTCAACGATGGTGATCTCCCGGGTGCTGCCCCCGAAGTAGGGGCCCAGCGAGACGTGCACATGGGTGGAGAAGCGGTCGGTCATCGGGAGGTGGTAGCGCGCCATCGGTTGGATGGTGAGCGCCGTCTCGGTGGCCGCGGCTTCTTCGTCGCGGTTTAGCCGACGGACCAGCAGGCCGATATTCGCGCCGACCTCCAGGCGTTTGACCACCATCACGCCGACTGAGCCATCGACCCGCAGAAAAAGGGTCGCGTCGCTCGCGACCTGACCTGAGGGGAGCTCATTCGATGCGCTGGTTCGCGCAAAACTCGCGTCGATGCCCGTGTTCCAGCGACCGGTGCGAAACGCTGATCCCAGACGTTTACTCTCGGCCACAGTGCCATTGGTGAAGGGGTTTTGCTGCTGAGCAGCAGCAGGGTTTGCCAAAACCAGGACAACAAAAAGGGCCAGTAAAACGCTGTGAACGGCGGTTTTCATCATCATGAGCGACCTCCAGGCGTGTGCGCGACACATTGAAGCCATCAAAAGAGGCGCGGCGCTCGGGCGCCACGCCTCTGCACATCATGACGTGTGAGACATCGCGATGCGAGCGATCGAGGTTCAGGGCGTGGCCGGGACCATCAGGCGCGCGCCTTCCGAAAGGGTGAAGCTATCGAGGTGCCCGCTGGGGCCGGCGCTCAGGATGACGTGAGCGTGCATCGGGGTTGTGTGGTCGACGACCACGCCGGTGTGGTCGGTGGTGTAGATGCCGATGAGGGTGACCTCCACGCCGCTGTGATTGAACTTGTGGCTCAGCTCTTTGCGTTCTTCGCAGTTCGCGGCGCCACCCTCGGGGAAGCGGGTGGCGTCGACAACGTGCCAGTCGACGTTGGCCGCCGGGTCGACCACGCGGAAGGGGACCGGCTGGCCCGGCGCGTTGGCTTCACGCCAGCCCTCCAGCTTTGCAACAAGGGTATCGCGGTCGGTGCCTTCCTCCAGCGCCAGCTCCTGCCATTCATCGACCTTTGCGCCGAAGAGCAGCGTGGCGTCGAGATCGCCCAGAGCTTCGGCGTTTTCATAATGGTCAAAACCCACCTCGTCGCCACCCGAACGGGCCACGTAGATGTGCTCATCCATCACCGTGACCTCGCCGAGCAGCCCCCCGACGGCGCCGACCCCGTGGTTCATTTCGGACAGGGCGTCGGCAACTTTGACCGTGGCGCTGAGGTCTTTGTCGAGGTTCACCCGTTGCATCGCGCCATGGAGTTGAAGTTTCGCCCAGGCGGGCGCCTCCGCGGCGGGCTCTTCGGGAGCTTGGGGTTCTTCGGCGTTATCCACGCTGCTCTCCTCGGTGGCCGGGGAGGTCTGAGAGGCTTCGGTCTCGCTGCTCTCCTTGTCGCAGGCGGTGATGGCGAGGAGGAGCAGGCAGATCAGGATCTTGAGTTGGTTCATGGTCACATCAAGGCAGAAGGTTCACGGGGAGGGGTTCGTGAGGCGGAGTATGCGCGGGTGCTCCGTTGATGACAACCCCTGGGCCTTGATGTGTGCGGTGATTCGGGGATCCGGCGCGCGCGCCAGGCCGCGTGCCGGTAAGGTGCCCTGACGGTTAGTTGGCGAGATGCTCGTCGAGGAAGGCCATGGTCAGCTCCCAGGCTTTCTGTGCGCTCTCGGCGTCGTAGTTGTTGCCCGAGGGGTTGGCAAAGGCGTGGTCGACGCCGGGGAAGATATGCAGCTCAAGCTCGCGGTCGGCTTCATCCATGGCGGACTCAAAGCCGCGCACAAGCTCCATGGGGATGCCACCGTCTTCTTCGGCAAAAATACCCAGCACCGGGGCCTCAACCGGGGCGACCATGCTGGCTTCGGTGGGCACCCAGCCGTAATAGACGACCGCCGCGTCGACCTGATCACCAAGAGCGGCCGCCGCATTGAAGGCCTGACCGCCACCGAAGCACCACCCCAGCGTGGCGATCGAAGTGACGTTGAGCTCATCGCGCAAAAAGTTGACGGCGCTGGTCATGTTGGCGACGAGCGCATCCGAGTTCGCGCTGGCGCTCTCCATCAGGGCTTTGGCCTCATCGGGCGTCTGCGCGGAGCTGCCGTCGTAGAGATCGACGGCAAGCACAGCGTAGCCTTCCGCGGCGAGTTGTTCGGCCATGGCGCGGATGTTGTCATTAAGACCCCACCATTCGTGCACAATGACCACCCCGGAGATCGGTTCGAGATCTTCGGGGGTGGCCAGGTAGCCCTCAACGGCGCCATTGAGCCCCTGGTGGTAGGCGACGTTGATTGCCTCAACGCCCTCGACATGCTGAGGGCGGTTGGGGTCGGAGGGCGTCGGGGCGTCATCGTGATGCTCATGCGCCATGGCCTCGGAGTATTCGGTCGACTCTGCATCCGACGCTTCGCTCGTCTGG includes the following:
- a CDS encoding GTPase — protein: MTLREELTEQVVRIEEMLEKVPEPMARKLREHLGELRELLLEQRPPRFVLVGRRGAGKSSLVNAIFGEPVAEVGHEKATTARGTWWSYEGGLGTLEMLDTRGLQEGSAPEEASADEDAQQSIARAIEEKAPDALLFLIKAKEIDAAVDGDLDGLEVVSQQVRERYGYRVPLVAVITHCDELEPKNVNLHAPDDEDADELQEKLARVRRVEQDLAQKIRGRTALRDQLVGVHGVSAYQSWRRDGTRRADERWRVEELLDFLLDELPEQARVEFVRLSQVRGLQHRMADRLTTVVSGITAGVALTPLPLADIGPITSLQVSLVVGIGYVAGRRMELRTAGEFLGALGANVGAAMALREVARGLVKVMPGFGSVVSAAVAFAGTRGVGRASAAYFIDGVSTEQAKELFKKARRDARAEYEREHEE
- a CDS encoding outer membrane beta-barrel protein: MMMKTAVHSVLLALFVVLVLANPAAAQQQNPFTNGTVAESKRLGSAFRTGRWNTGIDASFARTSASNELPSGQVASDATLFLRVDGSVGVMVVKRLEVGANIGLLVRRLNRDEEAAATETALTIQPMARYHLPMTDRFSTHVHVSLGPYFGGSTREITIVEGDQQRRAEERTRTLGLITSTGLGVGYRVSEGLQVRFGVDLTWLWGRERLSTSDTSLSVTTTHIGTSAGLRYFF
- a CDS encoding acetolactate decarboxylase, which gives rise to MNQLKILICLLLLAITACDKESSETEASQTSPATEESSVDNAEEPQAPEEPAAEAPAWAKLQLHGAMQRVNLDKDLSATVKVADALSEMNHGVGAVGGLLGEVTVMDEHIYVARSGGDEVGFDHYENAEALGDLDATLLFGAKVDEWQELALEEGTDRDTLVAKLEGWREANAPGQPVPFRVVDPAANVDWHVVDATRFPEGGAANCEERKELSHKFNHSGVEVTLIGIYTTDHTGVVVDHTTPMHAHVILSAGPSGHLDSFTLSEGARLMVPATP
- a CDS encoding dienelactone hydrolase family protein, which produces MNRRLMVLLITSFALASTLACSSSSSTPDEAPSESQTSEASDAESTEYSEAMAHEHHDDAPTPSDPNRPQHVEGVEAINVAYHQGLNGAVEGYLATPEDLEPISGVVIVHEWWGLNDNIRAMAEQLAAEGYAVLAVDLYDGSSAQTPDEAKALMESASANSDALVANMTSAVNFLRDELNVTSIATLGWCFGGGQAFNAAAALGDQVDAAVVYYGWVPTEASMVAPVEAPVLGIFAEEDGGIPMELVRGFESAMDEADRELELHIFPGVDHAFANPSGNNYDAESAQKAWELTMAFLDEHLAN